CATCCATCCACGTTCTATGAGCTGCTCCAGTAATTGAGCCACTCGTTTCGAATTGTTGTCCAAACGAAGCAACTTCTGATTTCAATTCACTTTTAAAGTATTTACGTTCTTGAGCTTTATTTTTAAAAAAGTTTTTTAATGCTTCATTTTTTGCATTACTAGCTGCCTTCGTATATCCATTTTCTGCATCAATACTCTTTTCAAGAATAGCATTTAATTTGTCTCCTACAATTTCTCTATATTTTGTCATAATTTTTAATTTTATGTGAGTTGTAAATTATTTTATGATGTTCTACAACATACCATCTACATTTCTTTTTAATGCTTTCAGCACTACTTTCGTTTTTATAAATTCAATTTGTCATTTACCATTGTTATATCTTTTTTCTCCCTGTAAACAAGGAAATAATAAAAAGTACAATGAAAATGAAAAATAAAATTTTTGCAATGCTTGCGGCTCCCTCTGCAATACCGCCAAACCCAAAGATTGCGGCAACTATTGCAAGAATTATAAAAGTGACTGTCCAACGTAACATATTTTTTAGTTTTAAGGATTAATATATAATTGATTTTTGAGTGTATTTTATTTAAGCTTTGTTCTGGTTATTTCAATTCCAGATGGGTATGTAATATTACCCTCGTCTTCGGCTGTGATAAATATTTCTTTAACATTAAATGGCGTCGTCGTTTCTAGCTCCACCTTTTTAGCATTTTTATTAGATAATTGACCTACATTTTTAATTCCGTTATCCTCTGTAACAATCCACACTACATAATTGTTTTTTGGAGGATCAAGTCTGTTCGCACTTGCTAGATTTTTTGCTATAACTTCTATTATAAAATTGTTATTATTGTCTTGTTTCTTACTCACTGTAATTTCAGCCGCAGGCACTAGATCAGATAAAGGAAATTTTTTCGCAGTTCCACAAGAAATAAACATTAAGAAAACCATTGTTATGGCTATAATTTTCATACTCTTAGTTAAAAAGTTTTCATTTTTGTTATTCTTCTTTTTTAAATTTTGAAATTCCTTCTTTTTTATCTTATCGTTATTCATATAAATAGGGTTTAAAAGTTTTAATTATTTCCTTTTTAATTTTAATTAAATATAAGTTCCATTGTTAGTATTACTTTGCTCATAAGCTAAAAATTGTAACGCTATCGCTAAAAAATATATTTATTTAGCTAGGGTTAACATTGTATCCCCTAGTTTCATATCGGGAATATTTAAAGTTCTAATAGGGAAAGGAATATTAATATTATTTTTATCAAATGCATTTTTCAATTGAATAATAGCTTCTGTTTTTGATTTGGCAACTTCTAAACCGGATGTGGAATTAATCCAATATCTTAATTCAAAATTTATGGAACTATCCCCAAATTCCTTATATAAAAAAATGACTTCACTTTCACTTTCTACAGAATCAAAATGGTTTGTTATAGTTTTTACCGCAAGTTGCTTTACAAAATCTAAATCGGACTCATAACCTACTCCACAATTCAATATAACTCTTGATTGACTTGTTCTTGAGTAGTTTTTTATGGGGTTTTCTACCACTTGTTTATTGGGGATATAAACCAAATTATTATCAACTTGCTTAAGCGTAACAGCTCTTAAGTCTATATTTACAATTTCACCTTCATAATCATTACTCTTTATCCAATCTCCAAGTTTTACAAATTTGATATATGAAAGTATAATACCAGAGTATGTATTTGCCAAAGCTCCTTGTAAAGCCAAGCCAACAGCCAAACCAGCAACCCCAGCACCAGCCAGTATTGTATTTAGTGTTTTACTCAAGTCTAAAATCCCTAAGATTAATATGAGTCCAACTAAAACTGTAATCATAGCCATTAATTTGGCAATGACGTTTTTCATACTTTTTTGTAACTTCCCTTTGTCAAGTATTCTTAGTGTTATTTTATTTACATACTTAGATATAAATAGAACACTTATAAAAACAATTAACGCAATTACAATATTTGGTAAATTAATAATTAGACCGTCTAACCAAGACACTAACTTCGTTATCATTTTGGACCATGCTTCTAAAAATTGTTTTCTCATTATTTTATTTTTTTTTGTTTACACCCTTAGAATACTGACTTAAGAGATAAAAGAAGTGCTGTTTTACAAAAAATATTAACCGAATCAATATTATTTAAGCATCACTAAAGAATATCTGTACAAAAGATATCTATATAGCTCCTCAAAATACACATCCTGAAGTATTTCAATCTAATGAAGCTTTTGGGGGAAAATCAAAAAGTAATGATTCGGTTATAGGCGGCATGTGAATTAATTAAAAATAGTGCTCTAATTTCAAAAGTAGTATATACCATTGTGTTTAGTAGTAGAATCTATTTTTCTAAAATATTT
The nucleotide sequence above comes from Aureibaculum algae. Encoded proteins:
- a CDS encoding ferritin-like domain-containing protein — encoded protein: MTKYREIVGDKLNAILEKSIDAENGYTKAASNAKNEALKNFFKNKAQERKYFKSELKSEVASFGQQFETSGSITGAAHRTWMDVKALFSSENDESMLEEAIRGEKASVQEYNDVLKETSLPVRTQNVLLKQKSQIEKTLSTIKTLEDLK
- a CDS encoding DUF1328 domain-containing protein, with protein sequence MLRWTVTFIILAIVAAIFGFGGIAEGAASIAKILFFIFIVLFIISLFTGRKKI
- a CDS encoding mechanosensitive ion channel family protein, which encodes MRKQFLEAWSKMITKLVSWLDGLIINLPNIVIALIVFISVLFISKYVNKITLRILDKGKLQKSMKNVIAKLMAMITVLVGLILILGILDLSKTLNTILAGAGVAGLAVGLALQGALANTYSGIILSYIKFVKLGDWIKSNDYEGEIVNIDLRAVTLKQVDNNLVYIPNKQVVENPIKNYSRTSQSRVILNCGVGYESDLDFVKQLAVKTITNHFDSVESESEVIFLYKEFGDSSINFELRYWINSTSGLEVAKSKTEAIIQLKNAFDKNNINIPFPIRTLNIPDMKLGDTMLTLAK